One segment of Clostridium ljungdahlii DSM 13528 DNA contains the following:
- a CDS encoding restriction endonuclease subunit S, with the protein MAEKKKKPEIRFKGFTDAWEQRKFSGIFIYLQNNSLSRTDLNYEQGSVKNVHYGDVLIKFGEVLDVEKTEIPFISNNEFNTSSTSLLRNGDIVIADAAEDETVGKCSEIKGIGCISIVSGLHTIPCRPIKTFETGYLGYYMNSSAYHDQLLPLIQGTKISSISKSALQNTEIIYPDSEKEQLKIGQFFQNLDSLITLHQRKYDKLIIVKKSMLEKMFPIDGSGSNVPEIRFGGFTDDWKFRKLGDCFSERSESMPDGELISVTINDGIKKFSELGRHDTSNDDKSKYKKVCVGDIAYNSMRMWQGASGYSPYEGIVSPAYTVLAPNNGIDSKCISYLFKRPDMIHTFQVNSQGITSDNWNLKYQALSEIEILIPNDIQEQKYIAEYFTGLDNLITLHQRKLEKLRNIRFSCTEKMFV; encoded by the coding sequence ATGGCTGAAAAAAAGAAAAAACCCGAAATCAGATTTAAAGGCTTTACTGATGCTTGGGAGCAGCGCAAGTTCTCAGGAATCTTTATTTATTTACAGAACAATTCACTTTCAAGAACAGATTTAAACTATGAGCAAGGCTCGGTAAAAAACGTTCATTATGGGGATGTCCTAATAAAGTTTGGAGAAGTTTTGGATGTAGAAAAAACAGAAATTCCGTTCATCTCTAATAATGAATTTAATACCAGTAGCACTTCATTATTGCGGAATGGAGATATCGTAATAGCTGATGCTGCAGAAGATGAAACTGTCGGGAAATGCAGTGAAATCAAAGGAATAGGTTGTATAAGTATTGTCTCTGGATTGCATACGATACCTTGTAGACCTATCAAGACATTTGAGACTGGTTACCTTGGATATTATATGAATTCAAGCGCTTATCATGATCAGTTATTACCACTGATACAGGGTACAAAAATTTCATCTATTTCAAAGTCGGCACTACAGAACACGGAAATAATTTACCCAGATTCAGAAAAGGAACAACTAAAAATTGGGCAGTTTTTTCAAAACCTGGATAGCCTTATCACTCTTCATCAGCGAAAGTATGATAAGCTAATTATTGTTAAAAAGTCTATGTTGGAAAAAATGTTCCCTATAGATGGTAGCGGTAGCAATGTGCCTGAAATTCGATTTGGTGGTTTTACTGATGATTGGAAATTTCGTAAGTTGGGAGACTGCTTTTCAGAAAGGTCTGAAAGTATGCCTGATGGGGAATTGATTTCTGTTACTATAAATGATGGAATAAAGAAATTTTCAGAACTTGGAAGACATGATACTTCTAACGATGATAAATCTAAGTATAAGAAGGTGTGTGTTGGAGACATAGCCTATAACTCTATGAGAATGTGGCAAGGTGCAAGTGGATACTCCCCATACGAAGGTATAGTTAGTCCTGCATATACAGTACTTGCCCCAAATAATGGAATTGACTCAAAATGTATTTCATATTTATTTAAACGCCCTGATATGATTCATACATTCCAAGTTAATTCACAAGGAATAACATCTGATAACTGGAATTTGAAATATCAGGCATTGAGTGAAATTGAGATTTTGATTCCAAATGATATTCAAGAACAAAAATATATTGCTGAATACTTCACTGGTCTCGACAACCTGATCACTCTTCATCAGCGTAAACTCGAAAAATTAAGAAATATAAGGTTTTCTTGTACGGAAAAAATGTTTGTTTAG
- a CDS encoding type I restriction endonuclease subunit R — translation MYFDKETDFEEAVIKALIECGWESEVIRHPSEKDLIKNWANILFNNNRQRDRLNECPLTDGEMQQIMEQIKLLQSPIKLNGFINGKSVSIKRDNPDDKEHFGKEVSLKIYDRQEIAYGESRYQIVQQPHFPTKSPILNNRRGDLMLLINGMPVIHIELKKSGIPVSEAYNQIEKYSHEGVFRGLFSLIQVFVAMQPEETVYFANPGEGVKFNKAFYFHWANFNNQPINKWDEVISKLLNIPMAHMIIGFYTIADTDEGVLKVMRSYQYYAAIGIADKVAKKNWKDNNQLGGHVWHTTGSGKTMTSFKSAQLIASSHDADKVIFLVDRKELGIQSLKEYRSFANESESVQATENTNILISKLKSDDLDNTLIVTSIQKLSNISEEAQELNEADLKIIQSKRIAIIIDECHRSTFGEMLTNIKNTFKHSIIFGFTGTPIQDVNIKKDSTTPTIFGDEIHRYTLADGIRDKNVLGFDPYMVKIYDDSDLRQAVALHKAKAATVEEVMGDPKKEKMFYKYMDSSQVKMYGEQVDGKWVAGIEDFIPNEQYQTAEYRNGVIADIKKKWTIYSRGRKFHAIFATSNIPEAVVYYRLMKAEMPNLSITAMFDPSIDNEGGGSLEKEDGIVEILEDYKAKFSQSFTIKSYDKFRKDVSLRLAHKKPYERITPDEQIDILIVVNQMLTGFDSKWVNTLYLDKVMEYENLIQAFSRTNRLFNVADKPFGIIKYYRHPNTMEKNIEAAVKAYSGDIPTGLFVDKLPNNLRQMNSLFDEIQILFKNASISNFERLPDESSVKAKFAKQFKQFSTHLEAATIQGFIWSQKTYSDENGTSIVMHLDEMTYLILLARYMELAKGGGGGRSGDVPYEIDTHITEYDTEKIDADYMNSRFEKFLKLIESEYDAESLDKTLKELHKSFSMLSQEEQKYAIIFIRDIQAGNIHVIPGKSFRNYISQMMKKAENDRIKRVVNRLGCYEKLLREMLQRKVTKETIEAHGKFDELKATVDNQKARTFFILVEQDNYQESRLAMYIEQYLRNFLLSGGEDPYSNVEYSEVIREKNESEYNASVGVVLTEEKMKGKSIVSSVKSATLNNWYSESKALACMLETDCFAYVENKLCIYDNKYIQRNQNGRMFLTNYAKEHEEECFLQFIIDNETGKLHYITLPAAMASKSFNYYDEINEDLLTQYGLVNEISHEMLVAINGLDFGDALTKLMSKNICNYSVRLLRDTTGLDNRTISNMEKGNNLTKINVISACLGIQIPFRVSNKMLQLAELSLNFDLPGKKGEENGIYDSVLHLKWATDYEDVYEELKEQNYEYLLHRPKKIK, via the coding sequence TTGTATTTTGATAAAGAAACAGATTTTGAAGAGGCTGTCATAAAAGCCTTGATAGAATGTGGTTGGGAGTCAGAAGTAATTCGACACCCTTCAGAAAAAGATTTGATAAAAAATTGGGCTAACATTTTGTTTAACAATAACCGTCAACGAGACCGTTTGAATGAATGTCCATTGACAGATGGAGAAATGCAGCAGATTATGGAGCAGATTAAACTGCTGCAATCCCCTATCAAATTAAATGGCTTTATAAACGGAAAAAGTGTGTCTATTAAACGAGACAACCCAGATGATAAAGAGCATTTTGGTAAAGAGGTTAGTTTAAAAATATATGACCGACAAGAAATCGCATATGGCGAAAGTCGATATCAAATAGTGCAACAGCCTCATTTCCCTACCAAATCTCCAATCCTAAATAATAGGCGTGGAGATTTGATGCTTTTGATAAATGGTATGCCGGTTATTCATATTGAATTAAAGAAAAGTGGGATACCGGTAAGCGAAGCATATAATCAGATAGAGAAGTATTCTCATGAAGGTGTTTTTAGAGGATTATTCTCATTAATACAAGTTTTTGTTGCTATGCAGCCAGAAGAGACTGTGTATTTTGCAAATCCTGGAGAAGGAGTAAAGTTCAATAAAGCATTTTATTTCCATTGGGCTAATTTTAATAATCAGCCAATCAACAAATGGGATGAAGTGATTTCCAAGCTGTTAAATATTCCTATGGCCCATATGATTATTGGGTTTTATACCATTGCTGATACTGATGAAGGCGTGCTGAAAGTAATGAGAAGTTATCAGTACTATGCAGCAATTGGTATAGCTGATAAGGTGGCAAAAAAGAATTGGAAGGATAACAACCAATTAGGCGGTCACGTATGGCATACAACCGGATCAGGAAAAACGATGACTAGTTTTAAATCTGCACAGCTTATTGCAAGTTCACACGATGCCGATAAAGTCATCTTTTTGGTAGATAGAAAGGAATTAGGGATACAATCATTAAAGGAATATAGGTCCTTTGCAAATGAAAGCGAATCGGTGCAAGCTACTGAGAATACTAATATACTGATTTCAAAGCTTAAGAGTGATGATTTAGATAATACTCTAATTGTAACTTCAATTCAAAAGTTAAGCAATATTTCTGAAGAGGCGCAGGAACTAAACGAAGCTGATTTAAAGATAATCCAATCTAAGCGAATTGCAATTATTATTGATGAATGTCATCGTTCCACTTTTGGTGAAATGTTAACCAATATTAAGAATACATTTAAGCATTCAATAATTTTTGGGTTTACGGGTACACCTATCCAAGATGTAAATATTAAGAAGGATAGCACAACACCAACAATTTTTGGAGATGAAATACATCGTTACACCTTGGCAGATGGTATCAGAGATAAAAATGTTTTAGGTTTTGACCCTTACATGGTCAAAATCTATGATGACTCTGACCTTAGACAAGCGGTAGCTCTACATAAAGCTAAGGCTGCTACAGTGGAAGAAGTTATGGGTGACCCTAAAAAGGAGAAAATGTTCTATAAGTACATGGATTCATCACAGGTAAAAATGTATGGAGAACAAGTTGATGGAAAATGGGTTGCAGGTATTGAAGATTTCATACCAAATGAGCAATATCAAACAGCTGAATACCGCAATGGCGTAATAGCGGATATTAAGAAAAAATGGACTATTTATAGTCGAGGAAGAAAGTTCCATGCGATATTTGCTACAAGCAATATTCCAGAGGCCGTTGTCTACTATCGACTAATGAAAGCAGAAATGCCTAATTTGTCTATTACAGCAATGTTTGACCCAAGCATTGATAATGAAGGTGGTGGCTCTTTAGAAAAAGAGGATGGAATTGTTGAAATACTTGAAGACTATAAGGCCAAATTTTCACAGTCTTTTACTATTAAGTCATATGATAAATTCAGAAAAGATGTTAGCTTAAGATTGGCTCACAAAAAACCTTACGAGCGTATTACCCCAGATGAACAAATTGATATACTTATTGTTGTGAATCAGATGCTTACGGGATTCGATTCTAAATGGGTTAACACATTATATTTAGATAAGGTAATGGAGTATGAGAATTTAATTCAGGCATTTTCAAGAACTAATCGTTTGTTCAATGTTGCGGATAAACCATTTGGCATCATTAAGTATTATAGACATCCTAATACTATGGAGAAAAACATAGAAGCTGCAGTAAAGGCATATTCAGGAGATATCCCGACAGGCTTGTTTGTAGATAAATTGCCAAACAATCTGCGACAAATGAATTCTTTATTTGATGAAATACAGATTTTATTTAAAAATGCAAGCATTAGCAATTTTGAAAGATTACCAGATGAGTCTTCGGTAAAAGCTAAATTTGCAAAGCAATTTAAACAGTTTTCTACACATTTAGAAGCAGCAACAATACAAGGATTTATTTGGAGTCAAAAAACATATTCCGATGAAAACGGTACAAGTATCGTAATGCACTTAGATGAAATGACATACCTCATTCTTCTTGCTAGATATATGGAATTAGCTAAAGGCGGTGGTGGTGGACGCAGTGGAGATGTTCCATACGAAATCGACACACATATTACGGAATATGATACAGAAAAAATTGATGCAGACTATATGAACTCTCGATTTGAAAAGTTTCTTAAGTTGATAGAAAGTGAATATGATGCAGAATCTTTGGATAAGACATTAAAAGAACTTCATAAGTCATTCTCTATGTTATCACAAGAAGAACAGAAATATGCAATTATTTTTATCCGTGATATTCAAGCAGGAAATATTCATGTTATACCTGGTAAATCGTTTAGAAATTATATCTCACAAATGATGAAAAAAGCAGAGAATGACAGAATTAAGAGAGTTGTAAATAGACTTGGTTGCTATGAAAAACTTCTTCGTGAAATGCTACAAAGAAAAGTCACAAAAGAAACAATAGAGGCTCATGGGAAATTTGATGAATTAAAAGCTACGGTAGATAACCAAAAAGCAAGGACATTCTTTATTTTGGTAGAACAGGACAACTACCAAGAATCAAGGCTCGCTATGTACATAGAGCAATATTTGAGAAATTTTCTTTTGAGTGGTGGCGAGGATCCTTATTCTAATGTTGAATATAGTGAAGTTATAAGAGAGAAAAATGAAAGCGAATATAATGCTAGTGTTGGGGTTGTTTTGACAGAAGAAAAAATGAAAGGAAAATCTATCGTATCTTCTGTAAAAAGTGCAACACTGAATAATTGGTATTCGGAAAGTAAGGCATTAGCTTGTATGTTAGAAACAGATTGTTTCGCTTATGTAGAAAACAAGCTATGCATCTACGATAATAAATATATTCAGCGTAATCAGAATGGAAGAATGTTCCTTACAAATTATGCAAAGGAACATGAAGAAGAATGTTTCCTTCAATTTATAATTGATAATGAAACCGGAAAATTGCATTATATAACATTACCCGCAGCTATGGCGAGCAAATCTTTCAATTACTATGATGAAATAAATGAAGATTTACTTACACAATATGGACTTGTGAACGAAATATCACATGAAATGTTGGTAGCTATAAATGGGCTTGACTTTGGTGATGCACTCACTAAGCTGATGAGCAAAAATATTTGCAACTATTCTGTTAGATTGTTGAGGGATACTACAGGCTTAGATAATAGAACTATTAGTAACATGGAAAAAGGAAACAACCTTACAAAAATTAATGTTATTTCAGCTTGTTTGGGTATACAGATTCCTTTCCGTGTTAGTAATAAGATGCTACAACTCGCTGAGTTATCTTTGAACTTCGATTTACCTGGAAAAAAAGGTGAAGAAAATGGAATATATGATTCCGTTCTACATCTGAAATGGGCAACCGATTATGAGGATGTCTATGAGGAGTTGAAAGAACAGAATTATGAGTATTTGCTTCATAGACCAAAGAAAATTAAATAA
- a CDS encoding sigma-70 family RNA polymerase sigma factor: MRNFKTSKKNRTNYIYYSADGQAIKIKPNEDEATTTIIVTLHSWDDAEFNADKRERYHVPVYMDAYCNENEDVAADRNPYLVDTASDPLESIIQSIEETEHKEKIGRLRAAIGTLKPQQKELIKKVFFEKRTNVSIADEEGVTEAAIRNRLKKIYEKLRKKI; the protein is encoded by the coding sequence ATGAGAAACTTTAAAACCAGCAAAAAGAACAGAACCAATTACATTTATTATTCAGCTGATGGACAGGCAATAAAAATTAAACCTAATGAGGATGAAGCTACAACTACTATCATTGTCACTTTACATAGCTGGGATGATGCAGAATTTAATGCTGATAAACGCGAAAGATACCATGTTCCAGTATACATGGATGCTTATTGTAATGAAAACGAAGATGTTGCAGCTGATCGCAATCCATATTTAGTTGATACTGCTTCTGATCCACTGGAAAGTATTATTCAATCCATTGAGGAAACAGAGCATAAAGAAAAGATAGGCAGGCTAAGAGCTGCAATTGGAACTTTAAAGCCACAGCAGAAAGAGCTTATAAAAAAAGTATTCTTTGAAAAACGCACTAATGTAAGTATTGCTGATGAAGAAGGTGTTACAGAAGCAGCTATTAGAAATCGGCTAAAAAAGATTTATGAGAAACTTCGCAAAAAAATCTAA
- a CDS encoding DUF2800 domain-containing protein translates to MGSHAILSASGSHRWLNCLPSARLELEFEDKESTAAAEGTAAHALCEHKLRKALRMRSKRPVSSYDTDEMEEHSDAYVDFVIEQLEIAKQNCKDPLVLIEQRLDFSCYVPQGFGTGDCIIIADEELHIIDFKYGMGVLVDAVDNPQMKLYALGALEIFDSLYDIKEVSMTIFQPRRENISTWTISVEELKDWAENELKPKAQMAINGEGEYLPGEWCTFCKASVKCRARAEAKLELARAEFMLPPLLTDMEIEEIIHKIPDLTKWANEIMAYATDAAINHGKQWSGFKVVEGRSNRKYKDEDAVADAAKTNGYKDIYHQRLITITEMQKLMGKKQFEKILGCLIYKPPGKPTLVPITDKRTAMDTSNANNEFNEIMEDEDYDKSKQN, encoded by the coding sequence ATGGGTAGTCATGCGATACTTTCTGCATCAGGATCACATAGGTGGCTCAACTGCCTGCCATCGGCAAGACTGGAACTTGAATTTGAAGATAAAGAAAGCACAGCAGCTGCTGAAGGTACTGCCGCCCATGCTCTTTGTGAGCATAAACTTCGTAAAGCACTTAGGATGAGGAGCAAAAGACCAGTATCAAGTTATGATACTGATGAAATGGAAGAACACAGCGATGCCTATGTAGATTTTGTAATTGAGCAGTTGGAAATAGCAAAACAAAATTGTAAAGATCCATTGGTACTTATAGAACAACGGCTAGATTTCTCTTGTTATGTGCCACAGGGCTTTGGAACAGGAGATTGCATTATTATTGCTGATGAGGAACTCCATATTATTGACTTTAAATATGGCATGGGAGTTTTGGTAGATGCAGTAGACAATCCACAGATGAAACTGTATGCACTAGGTGCTTTAGAAATTTTTGATAGTCTTTATGATATCAAGGAAGTATCCATGACCATATTTCAACCACGCAGGGAAAATATTAGTACATGGACAATTTCAGTGGAAGAATTAAAGGATTGGGCAGAAAATGAATTAAAGCCAAAAGCTCAGATGGCTATAAATGGTGAGGGAGAATACCTACCAGGAGAATGGTGTACTTTTTGTAAAGCATCAGTAAAATGTCGTGCAAGAGCGGAGGCAAAATTAGAACTTGCAAGGGCCGAATTTATGCTTCCACCACTTTTAACGGATATGGAGATAGAAGAAATTATTCATAAGATACCTGACCTAACTAAGTGGGCAAATGAAATTATGGCATATGCCACAGATGCCGCCATCAACCATGGTAAACAGTGGAGTGGATTTAAAGTAGTAGAAGGTCGATCTAATCGCAAGTATAAAGATGAAGATGCTGTGGCAGATGCAGCTAAGACAAATGGTTATAAAGATATCTACCATCAGAGACTTATCACCATTACTGAAATGCAGAAACTTATGGGTAAGAAACAATTTGAGAAAATCTTAGGTTGCCTTATCTATAAACCACCGGGAAAGCCGACACTGGTTCCAATTACAGATAAAAGAACGGCTATGGATACATCAAATGCAAATAACGAATTTAATGAAATTATGGAGGATGAAGATTATGATAAATCAAAACAAAACTAA
- a CDS encoding DUF2815 family protein, producing MINQNKTKVITGVNTRLSYFHGWEPVSINGSAEKYSVSVLIPKSDKETINAINAAIDAAIEEGISKFGGKKPNKAAIKLPLRDGDAERDDEAYKGHYFVNANSITAPQIVDKAVKPILDRNEVYSGCYARVSLNFYAFNSNGNKGVACGLGNIQKIKDGEPLGGRTNAADDFTTVEDDDFLA from the coding sequence ATGATAAATCAAAACAAAACTAAGGTTATTACAGGGGTAAACACTCGTTTGAGCTATTTCCATGGTTGGGAGCCGGTATCAATTAATGGAAGTGCTGAAAAATACAGTGTATCAGTACTTATCCCAAAGTCAGATAAGGAAACTATAAACGCTATTAATGCAGCAATAGATGCAGCAATTGAAGAAGGAATTTCAAAGTTTGGTGGTAAAAAACCAAATAAAGCAGCTATTAAACTGCCTTTAAGAGATGGTGATGCTGAGCGTGATGATGAGGCATACAAAGGACATTATTTTGTAAATGCCAATAGCATAACAGCACCTCAAATTGTAGATAAGGCAGTAAAGCCTATACTTGATCGTAATGAAGTATATAGCGGATGCTACGCAAGAGTGTCTTTAAATTTCTATGCTTTTAACAGTAATGGAAATAAGGGTGTTGCTTGTGGACTTGGCAACATCCAAAAGATTAAAGATGGTGAGCCTTTAGGTGGAAGAACAAATGCAGCTGATGATTTTACAACTGTGGAAGATGATGATTTTTTAGCATAA
- a CDS encoding DNA polymerase, with amino-acid sequence MKFISIDIETFSSVNLQKSGVYRYAESEDFDILLFGYSVDGGEVKVIDLARGEKIPIEIINALTDDSVIKWAFNAQFERICLSKWLGMKAGTYLSPKSWQCTMIWAATLGLPLSLEGVGAVLGFKKQKLSQGKNLIKYFCIPCSPTKSNGGRTRNLPHHDIEKWKMFTFYNKRDVETEMAIQNKLSKFPVSKTEWQNYHLDQIINDGGINLDMDFVRQAISCDEKFKAENIKKAKELTGLENPNSPAQLKDWLLKQGMKTDSLSKAVVSELLQDSDGEIHEALSIRQQLAKSSVKKYTSMENVVCSDSRARGLIQFYGANRTGRYSGRLIQVQNLPQNHLPDLKQARSLVKSGNFTALDLLYDSIPSVLSELIRTAFIPRYGSRFIVADFSAIEARVIAWLAGERWRIDVFAGGGDIYCASASQMFNVPVKKNGINGHLRQKGKIAELALGYGGSVGALKAMGAIQMGLVEDELKPIVDAWRNSNPNITSLWWRIDRAVKTVVKTKQPIEIYGIGIFYQSGILFIKLPSGRRLAYVKPLIGENRFGGESVTYEGVGGTKKWERIESYGPKFVENIVQAISRDILAEAMLKLATHEFQIVMHVHDEVVIEAPNKVSSVEEICRIMSETPAWAKGLILNADGYECEFYKKE; translated from the coding sequence ATGAAATTTATTTCAATAGACATTGAGACCTTTTCCAGTGTTAATCTTCAGAAGTCCGGTGTTTATCGCTATGCCGAGAGCGAGGATTTTGATATTCTTCTGTTTGGATATTCAGTAGATGGAGGAGAGGTGAAGGTGATTGACCTTGCTAGAGGTGAGAAAATTCCAATTGAAATTATAAATGCTCTTACTGATGATTCTGTTATTAAATGGGCATTCAACGCACAATTTGAAAGAATCTGCTTATCAAAGTGGCTTGGTATGAAAGCAGGTACTTATCTTTCTCCTAAGTCATGGCAGTGCACTATGATTTGGGCGGCAACTTTAGGACTTCCATTATCTCTTGAGGGTGTTGGAGCGGTATTGGGTTTTAAAAAACAAAAATTATCACAAGGTAAAAATCTAATTAAATATTTTTGTATTCCATGTTCTCCAACTAAATCAAATGGTGGACGTACTCGGAATCTACCACACCATGACATAGAAAAATGGAAAATGTTCACCTTCTATAACAAGCGTGATGTGGAAACAGAAATGGCGATACAAAATAAATTATCTAAATTTCCTGTATCCAAAACCGAATGGCAGAATTACCACTTAGACCAGATAATCAATGACGGTGGTATTAATCTTGATATGGATTTTGTAAGACAGGCAATTTCCTGCGATGAAAAATTCAAAGCAGAAAATATTAAAAAAGCAAAGGAGTTAACAGGTCTTGAAAACCCTAATTCTCCTGCACAATTAAAGGATTGGCTTCTTAAGCAAGGTATGAAAACAGATTCTCTTTCCAAGGCAGTAGTTTCGGAGTTACTTCAAGATTCAGATGGAGAAATACATGAGGCGCTTTCAATTAGACAGCAGCTTGCAAAAAGCAGCGTAAAGAAATATACATCAATGGAAAATGTGGTTTGTAGTGACAGCAGAGCCAGAGGTTTAATTCAGTTTTATGGTGCAAATAGAACAGGGCGCTATTCAGGTAGGCTCATCCAGGTGCAGAACCTGCCGCAAAACCATCTTCCGGATTTAAAGCAGGCTCGTTCTTTAGTGAAATCTGGAAACTTTACAGCTTTAGATTTACTTTATGACAGCATTCCAAGTGTGCTATCAGAACTAATTAGAACAGCTTTTATACCAAGGTATGGGAGTAGGTTTATTGTAGCAGATTTTTCAGCAATTGAGGCTCGTGTTATTGCATGGCTTGCTGGTGAGAGATGGAGAATTGATGTATTTGCAGGTGGTGGAGATATCTATTGTGCTTCAGCATCACAGATGTTTAATGTTCCTGTTAAGAAAAACGGTATTAACGGGCATTTAAGGCAGAAAGGTAAAATAGCAGAATTAGCCTTAGGCTATGGCGGCTCAGTAGGGGCACTTAAAGCGATGGGAGCAATTCAAATGGGACTTGTTGAAGATGAGTTAAAACCTATCGTAGATGCGTGGAGAAATTCTAATCCTAATATAACTTCTCTTTGGTGGAGGATAGACCGTGCAGTAAAAACTGTAGTAAAAACAAAACAACCAATTGAGATATATGGTATCGGAATTTTTTATCAAAGCGGAATTCTCTTTATTAAGCTGCCAAGTGGAAGAAGGCTTGCATATGTGAAACCTCTTATTGGAGAGAACAGATTTGGTGGCGAGTCTGTTACCTATGAAGGCGTTGGTGGTACGAAAAAATGGGAACGAATAGAAAGCTATGGTCCTAAGTTTGTAGAGAATATTGTTCAGGCAATTAGCCGTGATATTTTAGCAGAAGCAATGCTTAAATTAGCTACCCATGAATTTCAAATTGTAATGCACGTTCATGATGAGGTGGTAATAGAAGCACCAAATAAAGTATCTTCTGTAGAAGAAATATGTAGGATTATGAGTGAAACACCAGCATGGGCAAAAGGACTGATTCTTAATGCTGATGGCTATGAATGTGAATTTTATAAAAAGGAATAG